The genomic stretch CCTCTACCTGCAGCTGCTCGACGGAACCAGCCTGTCGTTTCACGCCGGGCAGGAAAGCTACGACAAAACCGAGTTCGCCTCGCTTGAGGTCAACCTCGCACTGGCCGACATGAAAACGGTGGCAAGCGGAAAACCAAGACCCCGCGATATGTACCTGGGCCCCCTGTTGGCCGCCAGGCGTCGTCTCCTGGACGTGGGCGACCGGGCGCTGGAGGAGACAATCGAGATAAACCGCAAGCTGATCATGCCCGTGGCCGCGCTGATACTGGCCCTTTTCGGGGTGCCCCTGGGCATACAGAAAACCCGTACAGTCCGGGCACGCGGCTTCGCCGTGAGCCTGGTGGTCATCCTTGGTTATTACCTCTTGTTTTCAGGTTCCATCACCATTGCCCGCGGTAACACGGCGCCATCGGTCCTGATCATGTGGTTGCCCAACCTCATTTTTGCCGTCGGTGCTGTGCTGCTCACCAACAGGGCAGCGCGCGACCGACTGCAGTACCCGCCCATGGCGAGCTGGCCGCGGTTGCTGCGGCGCCGAGCAAAAGGGAATGCCGGCTCGTGAACATCCTCGCCCGCTACATAGTCAAGTATTACCTGAAGGTCTTCGGACTCTGCCTTTTTGCAAGTTCCGGGCTGTTTCTGGTCGTAGATTTTTTCCAACGCATAGGAGACCTCGCCGCCTATGACCCCGGCGCGCTTGCCCTGGCCGGATACTTTGCCTTCAAGCTTCCGAGCATACTGGCCGAAATCTATCCTGCCTGTTCCCTGCTGGCCGTGCTCCTGAGCCTGGGCGTGCTCGCCCGTCACCGCGAGACACTCGCCATGCGGGCCTGCGGCGTGACTACCTGGCAGGTGGCCACCCCCATGCTTGCCGCTTCGGCTGTCATCACCATGGTTGCGCTGCTGGCCAACCTCACCGTGGTGCCCGCCGCGACTGCCCAGTCACGCTACATAAACGACGTGTCGATAAAGAAGAAAGCGTTCCGCGGCTTCTACAACGTCAACTCGCTGTGGTTCCAGGGAGCCGAGGGGTTTTTCAACGTGGACTACTTCGACGCCAACAACCGTGCCCTGTATGGCCTTACCCTGTACGAGGCCGGCCCCGAGTTCCGCCTGGACCGCATAGTGGAAATCCCCGCCGCGCGCTGGCGCAACGACTCGTGGGAGCTCGACCAGGGAACGGTCAAGACCTTCACCTCGGCGGGCGAAATCCTGGCACGGGACCTCGAGCCAGGCGAGTTCACAGTCGACATCACCCTCGAAGAGTTACTGGCCAACCGGCGTCGCCCCTCGGAGTTCAACCTGGCCGAGCTCAGGGAGCAGATAAAATTGATGAAAGCCCGTGGCCTGAACACCGACGGCTTCGTGGTCGATATGTATGTAAAGGCGGCGTGGCCGGTGTCGGGGCTGGTAATGGTGTTGCTGGGCATCCCGCTGTCGTTGCGGGGCCGGCCCCGGGGCGCCGTAGCGCGCAACCTCGGCGTGGGCCTGGCCGTGGGATTTGCCTACTGGGTCACCATGGCTGTCGCTGTATCTGCCGGTCGCAACGGCGGGATGTCGCCAGCGCTGGCAGCCTGGACGGCCAACGCTGTGTTTTCGCTGGTGGCGGCATCCCTCTATCTCGGACGCGGACTGCGCTGACCAGCTGCCAGGCGCGGCGCCGCGAGAGCAGGCCTCAGGGTAAAGCGGCGATCGCGAGCAGGCCGGCCGTTTCATCGAGGCCGAGCATGAGGTTCATGTTCTGCACCGCTTGTCCGGCCGCGCCTTTGCCGAGGTTGTCGATTGCTGTCATCACCAGCAGAAGTCCGCTCTGGCTGTGCTCACGCCACGCGATCTCGACCATGTTGGTGCCCCGCACCCTGGCCAGTGACGGCACGCCCTCCCCGCCCAGCAGGCGAACGAAGGGCTCGTCAGCGTAAGCCCGGGAAAAAGCTCCGCTGACATCCAGCCCTTCGGCCGGCGCAACGTAGCAGTGACTCAGCAGCCCCCTGGACAAGGGCAGCAACTGGGGGGTGAACAGCAGCCTGGAAGCGTCTACACCGTGGGCCTCGAGCTTCTCGACCATCTCGGGCTGGTGGCGGTGCTCGCCTACATTGTAAGGCTTGACGTTCTCGTTAACCTCGGCGAACAAGCCTTCCCGTAAAGCCGCCCGCCCCGCACCGCTGGTGCCCGACTTCGAGTCGATGATGATGGGGCCCCGGGTCTGCCCTGCCAGCGGCAGCAACCCGAACAAAGCACCAGTGGGATAGCAGCCGGGATTAGCCACCAGCCGGGCCTCGGCCAGCTCGCTCCTGGCGAACTCACTGAGTCCATACACGGCGCCCTCGAGCAGCTCGGGACAAGGA from Candidatus Binatota bacterium encodes the following:
- the lptG gene encoding LPS export ABC transporter permease LptG; translation: MGPDHVVAQPHFCRRCCAAHQQGSARPTAVPAHGELAAVAAAPSKRECRLVNILARYIVKYYLKVFGLCLFASSGLFLVVDFFQRIGDLAAYDPGALALAGYFAFKLPSILAEIYPACSLLAVLLSLGVLARHRETLAMRACGVTTWQVATPMLAASAVITMVALLANLTVVPAATAQSRYINDVSIKKKAFRGFYNVNSLWFQGAEGFFNVDYFDANNRALYGLTLYEAGPEFRLDRIVEIPAARWRNDSWELDQGTVKTFTSAGEILARDLEPGEFTVDITLEELLANRRRPSEFNLAELREQIKLMKARGLNTDGFVVDMYVKAAWPVSGLVMVLLGIPLSLRGRPRGAVARNLGVGLAVGFAYWVTMAVAVSAGRNGGMSPALAAWTANAVFSLVAASLYLGRGLR
- a CDS encoding N-acetyl-gamma-glutamyl-phosphate reductase, with the protein product MTAATRVRVAVVGATGYAGAELLRLLAAHPGVEVTTVTSEQDAGSPLASVHPGLAGLELELVSASVDNIVGNAELAFVALPHGSSGPLVSGLLAAGLRVVDLGADFRFDSLDVYQQWYGDHPCPELLEGAVYGLSEFARSELAEARLVANPGCYPTGALFGLLPLAGQTRGPIIIDSKSGTSGAGRAALREGLFAEVNENVKPYNVGEHRHQPEMVEKLEAHGVDASRLLFTPQLLPLSRGLLSHCYVAPAEGLDVSGAFSRAYADEPFVRLLGGEGVPSLARVRGTNMVEIAWREHSQSGLLLVMTAIDNLGKGAAGQAVQNMNLMLGLDETAGLLAIAALP